A window of Benincasa hispida cultivar B227 chromosome 9, ASM972705v1, whole genome shotgun sequence genomic DNA:
CGTTGTCACGTTGTCTTCTCCAAATATCACCTCCTCGGCCACCCTACATTAGCCAATTTAACGCAAATTAAGCATCATATAAGCTCTATATAACTCTTAACactacaacaattttgaaaaaagaaaaagaaaaagaaaaaaaaaaaaaaaaaaactttcgaTTGGCTAAGAACACTATTTGCTACTTCAAAAAGTCCGGTTGGAGTAAGGAATGATCAAAGCGATACTTGTAAAAGTTATCATACATAAAAGACTGTCAAGTAATCGGGCCAGACAATCAAATATTAGGGTCATCTAAAggatgaaatttgaatgatgtATACCTTCCTCCAAGGGCAACAGCCATTTGATTCTCCAGGTAGCTTCTGCTATACAATCCAGATTCGAGTCTCTCTTCGCTTGGAGCAAAAAAGGTAAGTCCACCAGCTTGGCCACGGGGAATGATTGATATCTTTGCCACGGGATCGTATTCTGGCATCAAAGCACCAACAAGAGCATGCCCAGCCTCTgcatttggaaaagaaaatgaactgTTAATACAATTGCAAAATcaaataatgaaagaaattgaagtTCACAGAATAATGGTTAAGCTTAACATATTCTAATATACCATGGTAAGCAACTAATTTCTTCTTCTCATCCGAGACAACAGCATTCTTCTTTTCTGGCCCTGCGATTATCCTCTCAAGAGCATCTGAAATCTCATCTTTGCTAATTTCCTTAAGATCGCGCCGGGCTGCAAGAATGGCTGCTTCATTCATCAAGTTTTGCAAATCAGCTCCTGTAAAACCAGGGGTTCTCCTAGCTATCTTTTCGAAGTCGACATCTTTAGCAAGAGCCTTCCCTCTTGAGTGCACCTGCAAGAATGTAGAGAACTTAAAACATAAACAGAAAAAGAATACAACAGATGTTCTAAACACATTACATTAACACATCAAAATCCTAAATGTGCTTCCTTTGAATCTGTTTCTAAGGTTGAAAAAGCCTTAAAATCAAGTATAACAACAGCTCAAACCAAGAAGCCATTACAATTTCTTGGAACTTAAGACAACAAGAGTCTCAAATGTACAAACCTGAAGAATCTTGACTCTCCCGGCAACATCGGGACGGTCGACGGTAACTTGTCTATCAAACCTTCCGGGCCTTAACAATGCTGAATCAAGAACATCTGGTCTGTTAGTAGCAGCCAACACAATCACACCAGAATTACCAGAAAACCCATCCATCTCAGTCAATAGCTGATTGATTGTTTGCTCTCTCTCATCATTTCCACCTCCAAGACCTGCCCCTCTCTGTCTCCCAACAGCATCAATCTCATCAATGAACACAATGCAAGGAGCTTTGGACTTGGCTTTGTCAAACAAGTCCCGCACTCTTGAAGCACCCACACCAACAAACAATTCTACAAACTCTGAGGCAGCACAGGAGAAGAATGGCACACCAGCTTCACCGGCCACGGCACGAGCCAGAAGAGTTTTTCCAGTACCGGGCGGTCCGACAAGGAGACACCCTTTTGGGATTTTAGCTCCAAGAGCTGTGTATTTATCAGGGTTTTTCAAGAAATCAACCACTTCTTGCAATTCAAGCTTGGCTTGGTCAGCTCCAGCAACATCAGCGAAGGTCACACCAGTTTCAGGCACTTCTTGGAACTTGGATTTCGATCTTCCAAAATCCATCGGTCCACCCAGTCCACCAGGACCGCCAGGGCCGCCCTGGGCACGGCGGAAGAGGAAGAACAATCCAGCAAAAGCCAAAAAGGGGAACAACAAATTACCAATAAAATTGAATAACCCATTACCAGTATCGCCTTCAGACACcgaaatatcaacaccattcatAGCAAGAATGTCGATGAGATCAGGGTCATTTGGAACTATCACAGTAGCACGACGGCCATCAATGGCAGTAAGCTGAAGCGCAGAGCCATCTTTACTAAACCTAACTCGTTCCACCTTCCCTTTCTTCACCGCATTCAAGAATTCACTGTATCGCCATTGACTACCTTCGGGAAGGTCCGAAACCGATTGAGATTGGGGTTTGGGAGCAGTAAGAAGAAGGTTCTGGGAGAAGGGCGAGGAAGTAGAAGTACTGGGACTCACCGCCTGAGCTTCAATTACCGGCGGAGGCGGCGGAGGGCTAACGTCATCCACTGCCAGAGCTTGTGGCGCAATCGAAGAGAAGACAAGAGCAGCCAAAGTAGCTTGCGATGGAATGGATTTGTTGGGTTCGAAATTGGGTTTCTCACTAAGAACGCTTCGGGTAAGAGCAAATTTTCTCTTGGAAAAGGAAGGCAAATGCGTGGTCGATCTGGTGGTTTTGGGGGTGGGAGGAGAGATTAAGGTATTAGTTCCGATGAAGGTTGAAGATAGAAGGAGATTAGTGGCGGAGGAAGCCATAACTCCGGCGAGAATTTCAGTGGATTGCTTGAAATTCAATGAGTTGAAAGGGGAATGAAATGAAAGGATgaataaataaagagaaaaaaatcgaAGAGAATCAGAGAAATCGCATCCACTTTTTGTGTTCTTAGTTTGATAATGTGAAGGGGGAAATGGGAATGGCGATGGGTGGGTTTCATCTTTGAATCCGCGCCATAGATTCAAGAAGTGTTAGCGTCTCATCCACGTGTCTGATTAAACTCCAATTAcgtttttattttccatttaaactatttttctcctttttttcttctatgaAATATCTTTCGTGGCATCCTAAGAATGTCACAATATTTTAtgtgttttctattttttatttatcaaattacGAACGTTGTTGAAATTCCATGATTAAACCGATGGTAACCTAACTCTAATTATCTACATCCTCTTCTTTAagtacaaacaaaaaaataaaaataattatttaaaaaaatatttaccacGTGTCAAAATTTGCAAGGAGcacccaaatttcatttttaaagcaatggtaattaattttatttagtagATTCAGTCCAAAAACTGTACTAATTATTGGAATGAGAATTACCATCAAACATTAGAAATGTAAAATTATTACCAAGAAAATTCTCATCTGTAACATCctgatttattttgtaattaagctttattttttttatgttcacTACTCGGATAAATTATataagatttatgtttttagctaagctaaaatataatttaattatttgaaattaattgaatttttattttggcttgcatttggagatttgattatctatggatataattaaatttgtttgttggagtttttaaaagaaatatatatatataagtatatatatttttaaaaagtattagggaatttgttttttaaagggaaaaggaaaaggttTAAGCTTTTATATTTATACTTGTGggaaaggttaaaaaaaaaaacaaaaaagaaaaaagaaaatagattttCTTTCCCTCTCTCTACTCAAGGCTCGCGCGACCCTCCCCCCcttttcttccccttttttttccAAACCCTAGTCGTCGTCGGTCGTTGAGCACCGCCATCGTCGCATCGCCAGCGCCATCCCCGTCGTCGCGAAAGAGCCTCGTCATTCGTCCGTCACTGCCTCGTCCAGTGTCTAGACTGTCGGGTTGACCTCGAGCCACCGCGCCCAAGCCGTTCTGCCGTGCAGACCCGCTTCTGCCGCCGCACCCAGCCGTTCAGCTTCGTTTCTGCCACCGCGCCCAGCGACAAGTCGACGCTTACGACTGCCACTGCCTATTCTTGCAAATCTTGAGTTGGTTTATTTTAGGCAAGAGTTggtttttttgagtttttggaGTTGGGTAAGTTTTGTATAAGTTGGTTGGTTATCCTTTGGACTTGGACCCGATTTATTTAATCTTTGACTCACTTCCTAGGCCATAGTTGCTAAACTAAACTTGTGGTTAATATCATAGGATTGATTTAAGTTTTATCCAAGGGCTATTAAGGAGTTTCTTATGCAGACTTTTgagaccaagttgaggtaagtggtactattaCCGGTGCCTTGGTGCCAGGCGGCCTAAACTAGACTTATAAAGTTACTTAATGGACTCTTGAGCATGTTTTTTGTCATTATGTTTTACTTGTTGCATGAAAGTTAAGACGATATGaccggaacaacgattccaacacctcttgaatcactcaaatcggagctaaaacgaagacgatatgaccgaaacaagtctatagagaaaataccgtggtggatgacatggcataaccagaccatttgcatgtagacatgtggcagcatattggttgaatggtggatcattaagataTTATATATTATCAAGAGAATTATAAATAAATCAGTAAAAtgctaataaaaacaaaactgaaGAAAATATAAAGGGACATAATGCGGAAGCGAATTTGGTTCACTTGGCACTGTCACGGACTTCCCTTTGTCAGTCGCCCGAAGTTATCCTTGCCcttacttgaaaaaaaataataagatacaaagttgagtataaaatactcagtaagtgatcccattattGGGATCAGGCTATGCATCCACAAGCAAAGAAAAATAGCCCGTGGCTACTACGGGCTACattgttttttaaatgatgaaaggaaaatcaaaagacgtactatcttgGCCTTGAAACGCAAGNNNNNNNNNNNNNNNNNNNNNNNNNCcttacttgaaaaaaaataagataaaaagtgaagagtataaaatactcagtaagtgatcccattattGGGATCAGGCTATGCATCCACAAGCAAAGAAAAATAGCCCGTGGCTACTAGGCGCTACATgttttttaaatgatgaaaGGAAAATCAAAAGACGTTACTAATCTTGCCTTGAAACGCAGTTTAGAGGCCCGTAGGGTGTTGGACGATATGGCAATCCTAGAGAGTGAGAAAAGGGCGGGAAGGGTAGTGGGGGGGGGGTTGAAGAGAGTTTCTAATTTAATCCCTTTTGTGTTTTTTAAGAGTTACGCCAATGGAAGCTAAGTTGAAGTAGGCGACCTGTTTTattggaaataataaaaaagaattcGAATTTATGCCAACAAAATTAAGATGCACAAAAAATGTGATTAAtttattctatcaaattttcaGCCAAATAAAttagaacaaactaaaacatacaaataaatttacttctaaattaaattgcaaaaaataaaataaaagagttagagaaatAAGACACGCACGTAATTGTTTGTTATGAGTGGGGTGTCGCGGTCAGAAGAGGCTGGCGAGCCTACTTCACTCCCCAAGCCGTCTCTAAAAGCGGATTTGAATAAATATCTTTCGACTCTTTCCACAGATTTAGGGAGCCCCAACCATTATGCCACCCCCTCCTTTTTACGGGTTCAAAAGCAAAAAactcgatcctttccacggttttagggatcaaaccgttacaaatgtttgGAATTTGTtgagaacacaatacaactctctaCTCCCAGAGTGTTTCAAGCTTTAAAGCTAAACGCACCTCACAAACTTCTACTCCTCACAATTACACATAACACTCATTCTCTAAGAATACCAGATGAAAAAACAATCCTGCGGAACCTCTAGCAGAGAGCAAATAATGAAACTTTTTGAAGTTTTGGGAGAATTTATGAAGATGGTAAAATTTGGTGTGCGTGTTAAAGATGTTTGGGGAGGAGAGAGTGTGGTGGTGGTGGAGTAGTAGAGATGGGAAATGTGTTGTTGAAGGAGGAGACCGACGAGAGTGTGTGAGAGGTGGTGGGGACCGGATTGCGATTTTGCGAACAAGTAAAACCATCAACACATGGTGGAGATTTTACAAACTCAAACTACGTAGTTAGAGTACAAaccaaaatataatataaattcatttttctttttaaaaattaatccaaaaaataaaaaaacatccaCCGCATCGtcgtcaaaaactagccgtatAGACATACAAACAtagaaataatattaaattccatttccttttaattcatttctttttaaattcatctcTAAGTCACATCCACAACACCATTAAAAAACAACATATCATGTGTACAAAACACCTAGCCGTAGACAAACAACATTAAGAATCAATCATTATTTATCTTTCCTtctaaacttttttctttttttaaaaaaaaactttacaatCACCATCCAAAAATCACAAAAGTTTTatcatatgttatatatatataatttatttcatGTTAAAAGGGTACCCGGGTCGAACGATTTAAGATCTTTAAATAATGGCATAACATTTTCTTATATACTTAAAGCAGTTCAAACTCATGAttattccattttatttttactttattttcctcaatgtGAATATTTATGCACGCATGTAGTAACGATCCCCTTTTTCGTAGTCCTAAGAGGTGAGGTTGTTATAGTTTGTATCAGAGCCCGTGTTTcggggttctgtagactgacttactatgtaagtccagGTTGTTCCTTTTGGCCTATAACGGATTCTTCTTCGTCGCCAGGTATGTCCTTTATGAAAAGTATTTTCAATAATATGCACCCGAGTTATTAGCATTTATGATTGCAATTGAtgtgttttgtgttttttttttttttgctagtAAAAAAAGTAGCTAAGGGATGGTTGCGATCAACTGTCAGGAAAATGGTTCGTGTTAGGGGAAGAGGCAGTCATAAGGTTACCAGAAAGGGGGCGCGTTCCCGAAGAGTAGAATCCGTCAGTTCAGGATCAAGATCCACGTGATGAGGATCCACAAGTTCAAGATGCATAAGTTCAGGACCCTCCGGTACCAGAGGATTCCTTGCTGCCTAGGGACCCCTCAGGGTTAGGGTGGCAACGAACCCAGACACAAAGTAGAGCCCATCACACGGCCACGCCACCACAGACACAATTACTTCAGCTGTGTTGAATAAGGTGAAAGACATGCTTGATGAACGACTGGCCCAGTTTGCCCAGTTCCATCAGACACCACCACCACAGAATCAGATGGCGCAAGTCCAGACTCAGAACATGATCCAAAACCAAAGCATATCAGGCCTTTCGGTGGAGGCCAAGCATTTGCGAGATTTCAAAAAGTACAACCCCAGCACCTTCAATGGGTCACTAAATAACCCTACCAATACAGAGTTATGGATATCCACGATTGAAACGATCTTTCATTATATAAAATGCCCAGAAGATCAGAAGGTGCAGTGTGTCGTTTTCATGCTTACCGACAAAGCACAAATCTGGTGGCAATCGGCAGAAAGGATGTTGGGTGTAGGAGAGGAACCGGTGACATATGAACAATTCAATGAGCACTTTTACGCGAAGTACTTCTCTGCCAACCTGAGGTACAATAAGCAGAAGAAGTTTTTGGAGCTGAGGCAAGGACACAGGTCAGTGGAGGAGTATGACTAGAAGTTTGACACCCTGTCCTATTTCGCCACGAAGTTGGTCACCACGGAAGCTATGAGGGCAGAAAGGTTCGTTCAAGGCCAAAAAGACAGTATACGAGGTATCGTGCGAGCATTCAAACCAACCACTCATGCTGAGGCACTTTGCTTGGCAATCGAGGTGGACCCAAAGTCAGGAGATGAGTATTCACGAGCGTTTGAGGCGGGACCTTCCTCAGGTCAAAGAGGAAGGCAGATCAGAAGGCTTTCGAGCCTCACCCCCATCAGAAGGTCCAAAGCTCAGACAAGCCGCCTCGACATTTTAAGCAACAGGTTGCCGAGGCAGGTATGGTGGAAAGGATTCGATCGGTGTGTAGCTCATGTGGAAGACGCCATTGGGGTTGATGTTTGGAAGGCACCAGGGTTTGTTTT
This region includes:
- the LOC120085658 gene encoding ATP-dependent zinc metalloprotease FTSH, chloroplastic gives rise to the protein MASSATNLLLSSTFIGTNTLISPPTPKTTRSTTHLPSFSKRKFALTRSVLSEKPNFEPNKSIPSQATLAALVFSSIAPQALAVDDVSPPPPPPVIEAQAVSPSTSTSSPFSQNLLLTAPKPQSQSVSDLPEGSQWRYSEFLNAVKKGKVERVRFSKDGSALQLTAIDGRRATVIVPNDPDLIDILAMNGVDISVSEGDTGNGLFNFIGNLLFPFLAFAGLFFLFRRAQGGPGGPGGLGGPMDFGRSKSKFQEVPETGVTFADVAGADQAKLELQEVVDFLKNPDKYTALGAKIPKGCLLVGPPGTGKTLLARAVAGEAGVPFFSCAASEFVELFVGVGASRVRDLFDKAKSKAPCIVFIDEIDAVGRQRGAGLGGGNDEREQTINQLLTEMDGFSGNSGVIVLAATNRPDVLDSALLRPGRFDRQVTVDRPDVAGRVKILQVHSRGKALAKDVDFEKIARRTPGFTGADLQNLMNEAAILAARRDLKEISKDEISDALERIIAGPEKKNAVVSDEKKKLVAYHEAGHALVGALMPEYDPVAKISIIPRGQAGGLTFFAPSEERLESGLYSRSYLENQMAVALGGRVAEEVIFGEDNVTTGASNDFMQVSRVARQMVERFGFSKKIGQIAIGGPGGNPFLGQQMSSQKDYSMATADVVDAEVRELVEKAYSRAKQIITTHIDILHKLAQLLIEKETVDGEEFMSLFIDGKAELYVA